One Pseudocalidococcus azoricus BACA0444 genomic window carries:
- the queA gene encoding tRNA preQ1(34) S-adenosylmethionine ribosyltransferase-isomerase QueA produces the protein MTTPTDLQLSSYDYELPPELIAQAPAEPRDSSRLLVFRSGEITHHQFRELPQFLHPGDLLVLNNTRVIPARLRGQKIGKIPVPVEVLLLAEKTPRQWLGLVKPGRRIRPGHRLEFRDRTDQDKIYRAEILAYDPKTRGRLMEFDLPPGERLLDQLDNFGEMPLPPYIDRHPACPEQYQTVYGQIPGAVAAPTAGLHFTPGLLKTLQDGGINHCFVTLHVGLGTFRPLELEDVTQHQLHQEWIEVSPDTVAQIQKTQASGGRIIAVGTTVVRSLETAAQGGLLAPFCGESNLFIYPGYQWQVVEGLITNFHLPRSSLLLLVSALIGRQALLDLYHLAIQARYRFYSFGDAMLLLP, from the coding sequence GTGACTACCCCCACAGATCTCCAACTCAGCAGTTACGATTACGAGTTGCCCCCCGAACTGATTGCCCAGGCCCCCGCCGAACCCCGCGATAGTTCCCGATTGCTTGTCTTTCGCTCCGGGGAAATTACCCATCATCAGTTTCGAGAGTTACCCCAGTTTTTACACCCAGGCGACCTCTTAGTCCTGAATAACACGCGGGTGATTCCAGCCCGGTTGCGGGGGCAAAAAATCGGTAAAATTCCTGTCCCGGTGGAGGTCTTACTCCTGGCTGAAAAAACACCGCGCCAATGGCTAGGTCTAGTCAAACCCGGCAGACGCATCCGCCCAGGCCATCGCCTCGAGTTTCGGGATCGGACAGACCAGGACAAGATTTATCGGGCTGAAATCCTTGCCTATGATCCCAAAACCCGTGGTCGCCTGATGGAGTTTGATTTACCCCCTGGTGAACGACTTTTAGATCAGCTTGACAACTTCGGGGAAATGCCCCTGCCGCCCTATATTGATCGCCACCCGGCCTGCCCTGAGCAATACCAAACCGTCTATGGGCAAATTCCTGGTGCAGTGGCGGCCCCAACCGCAGGTTTACACTTTACCCCTGGCCTGTTAAAAACTCTCCAAGATGGCGGAATTAACCATTGTTTTGTTACTCTCCATGTTGGCCTGGGCACGTTTCGCCCCCTGGAATTGGAAGATGTCACCCAACATCAACTCCACCAGGAATGGATTGAAGTTAGTCCGGACACCGTTGCCCAAATTCAGAAAACCCAGGCCAGCGGGGGCCGGATTATTGCTGTGGGGACAACCGTTGTTCGCTCGTTGGAAACCGCTGCCCAAGGAGGACTACTTGCCCCATTTTGCGGAGAATCTAACCTGTTTATCTATCCGGGTTATCAATGGCAAGTGGTCGAGGGTTTAATCACCAACTTTCATTTACCCCGCTCCAGTTTGTTGCTTTTGGTCAGTGCTTTAATTGGCCGACAAGCCTTACTAGACCTCTATCACTTGGCGATCCAGGCCCGCTATCGGTTTTACTCCTTTGGTGATGCCATGCTCCTGTTACCCTAG
- a CDS encoding Mini-ribonuclease 3, with the protein MTAFGHPLLIPGPDRQAFPNHYPTPALAYLGDSIYELFIRSLCLDPPRRIADYHRLVVEHVKAESQAKYLQNILVHLTPQELEIIRQGRNAATTGPKRVSAQIYQQATSLEALLGYLYISQPSRLTEILTLLQAEILLSDAATSAP; encoded by the coding sequence ATGACAGCGTTCGGTCATCCATTGTTGATTCCAGGGCCGGATCGCCAGGCTTTCCCCAATCATTACCCGACTCCGGCCTTAGCCTACTTGGGAGATAGTATTTATGAATTATTTATTCGCTCCCTCTGCTTAGACCCACCCCGGAGAATTGCCGATTATCATCGCCTTGTGGTGGAACATGTCAAAGCCGAAAGCCAGGCCAAGTACCTACAAAATATTTTGGTGCATCTCACTCCCCAAGAACTGGAAATTATCCGCCAGGGACGGAATGCAGCTACTACTGGCCCCAAGCGGGTTTCTGCCCAAATCTATCAACAGGCCACAAGCCTCGAAGCTCTTTTAGGCTATTTATACATTTCCCAACCGAGTCGGTTAACAGAAATTCTGACCCTGCTCCAGGCCGAGATATTGCTGAGCGATGCAGCGACTTCTGCCCCGTGA
- the pyk gene encoding pyruvate kinase — protein sequence MPSRFLKRRTKIVATVGPAVSSPELLRAIIEAGATTLRLNFSHGSHEDHQRSIRLIRQISYELNQPVGILQDLQGPKIRLGKFENGKISLRPGDKFTLTSRILLGNETISTITYPPLAKEVPPGATILLDDGRVEMVVESIDKIKEELYCRVVVGGQLSNAKGVNFPGVYLSIKALTEKDRADLMFGLNQGVDWIALSFVRNPQDMLEIKELISAAGKSVPVIAKIEKHEAIEQMEAVLSVCDGVMVARGDLGVELPAEDVPILQKRLIAAANRLGIPVITATQMLDSMVNSPRPTRAEISDVANAILDGTDAVMLSNETAMGQYPVEAVATMARIAMRMDDQAQLHRSPPASAPGQSIPNAISQAVGQVAAQLNAKAIITQTKTGATARNVSKFRPQIPILAATPQLDIARRLQLVWGVEPLLTLNQGSIRQSFQVAINTAQERGLLAERDLVVMTAGTLQGVSGSTDMIKVEIVTSIMGRGSGIGHGSVSGPARVILEGARISSFNPGEILVTSRTNADYVEVIRKAAGIITEEESLTSHAAVLGLRLGIPVIVGVKNATDIIREGTILTLDVQRGLVYSGSVNSLKEHYS from the coding sequence ATGCCCAGTCGCTTCCTGAAACGTCGAACAAAAATTGTTGCCACCGTTGGCCCCGCTGTCAGTAGTCCAGAACTGTTAAGGGCAATTATTGAAGCCGGAGCGACTACCCTACGCCTTAACTTTTCCCACGGCAGCCATGAGGATCATCAACGCAGTATTCGCCTAATTCGCCAAATTTCCTATGAACTCAATCAGCCCGTGGGTATCCTCCAAGACCTACAGGGCCCGAAAATTCGTCTGGGTAAATTTGAAAATGGCAAGATCAGTCTTCGGCCTGGGGATAAATTTACCCTCACCAGTCGCATTCTCTTGGGTAATGAAACCATTAGCACCATTACCTATCCACCCCTCGCCAAAGAAGTCCCCCCCGGAGCAACAATCCTCCTGGACGATGGGCGGGTGGAGATGGTCGTTGAAAGTATAGACAAAATCAAAGAGGAACTCTACTGCCGAGTTGTGGTCGGGGGGCAGTTATCCAATGCCAAGGGGGTTAACTTCCCCGGGGTTTACCTGTCCATTAAAGCCTTAACCGAAAAAGACCGGGCCGACCTGATGTTTGGCCTCAACCAAGGGGTAGATTGGATTGCCCTCAGCTTTGTCCGCAATCCCCAGGATATGTTGGAAATTAAGGAACTGATCTCAGCGGCGGGGAAATCTGTCCCTGTGATTGCCAAGATTGAAAAACACGAAGCCATCGAACAAATGGAGGCAGTGCTCTCGGTCTGTGATGGGGTGATGGTGGCGCGGGGGGATTTGGGCGTAGAACTGCCAGCCGAAGATGTCCCAATTTTGCAGAAACGGCTGATTGCAGCGGCTAATCGGTTGGGGATTCCAGTCATTACCGCCACCCAAATGCTCGATAGCATGGTTAACTCCCCGCGGCCAACAAGAGCCGAAATCTCGGACGTGGCCAACGCGATTTTAGATGGGACTGATGCGGTGATGCTGTCTAACGAAACGGCAATGGGCCAATACCCTGTGGAGGCGGTGGCAACCATGGCCCGGATTGCCATGCGGATGGATGACCAGGCCCAACTGCATCGGTCTCCTCCGGCCTCAGCTCCCGGCCAATCCATTCCCAATGCCATTAGCCAGGCCGTGGGTCAGGTGGCGGCCCAACTCAATGCCAAGGCAATTATTACCCAAACAAAAACTGGGGCCACGGCGCGGAATGTTTCTAAGTTTCGGCCCCAAATTCCAATTCTGGCCGCAACGCCCCAACTCGATATTGCCCGCCGCCTGCAATTGGTGTGGGGAGTTGAACCCTTACTCACCCTCAATCAAGGTTCAATTCGGCAATCCTTCCAAGTGGCAATTAATACCGCCCAAGAACGGGGCCTGCTGGCGGAACGGGATTTGGTCGTGATGACCGCCGGAACATTACAGGGGGTTTCTGGCTCAACGGACATGATTAAGGTGGAAATTGTCACCTCAATTATGGGGCGAGGCTCAGGAATTGGCCATGGTTCTGTGAGTGGGCCAGCCCGAGTAATTCTGGAGGGGGCGCGAATTAGCTCCTTTAATCCAGGAGAGATTTTGGTCACATCCCGGACTAATGCCGACTATGTCGAGGTAATTCGCAAAGCCGCCGGGATTATTACCGAAGAAGAAAGTTTGACCAGTCATGCCGCGGTGTTGGGCCTACGCTTGGGGATTCCGGTCATTGTCGGGGTCAAAAATGCTACGGACATTATTCGAGAAGGAACCATTCTGACCTTGGATGTGCAGCGGGGCCTGGTCTATTCAGGTTCTGTGAATAGCCTTAAGGAGCACTATTCCTAG
- a CDS encoding chlorophyll a/b-binding protein, translating into MRSGSIVDDQGKMNNFAIEPEMYVMNESQSGFTPYAELFNGRLAMVGFISLLALEVFTGHGLIGFLTSL; encoded by the coding sequence ATGAGAAGCGGTTCTATTGTTGACGACCAAGGTAAGATGAACAACTTTGCGATTGAGCCGGAAATGTACGTCATGAACGAGTCTCAGTCAGGATTTACCCCCTATGCTGAATTGTTCAATGGTCGTTTAGCCATGGTTGGCTTTATCTCATTGTTGGCCTTGGAAGTTTTCACAGGCCACGGTCTCATCGGCTTTCTGACTAGCCTCTAA
- a CDS encoding tetratricopeptide repeat protein, with the protein METNLPALYLGVLLILLAAVGWFVFRQILRTRRIETALSRLQAKLKQEKGTAQEYFELGSIYLNKKLTTQAIPLLQKALKTAETDPTAITAPIYNALGYAYFVQDQYDLAIRNYKEALSQDPAYVTAANNLGHAYERKSLVTQALEAYEQALGADPNNAVAKRRANSLKKRIPA; encoded by the coding sequence ATGGAGACTAATTTACCCGCCCTGTATTTGGGTGTTCTCCTCATTTTGTTGGCAGCCGTGGGCTGGTTTGTATTTCGGCAAATTTTACGGACGCGCCGGATCGAAACCGCCTTATCTCGTCTCCAGGCCAAGTTAAAACAAGAAAAAGGCACAGCCCAAGAATATTTTGAATTGGGTAGTATTTATCTGAATAAGAAACTGACAACCCAGGCCATTCCCCTGCTCCAAAAAGCCCTAAAAACAGCCGAAACCGATCCTACGGCGATCACTGCCCCCATCTATAACGCCCTCGGCTATGCTTACTTTGTTCAGGATCAATACGATTTAGCCATTCGCAACTACAAAGAAGCCCTGAGCCAAGACCCAGCCTATGTAACAGCGGCCAACAATCTCGGCCATGCCTACGAGCGGAAAAGCTTAGTCACCCAGGCCCTGGAAGCCTACGAGCAAGCCTTAGGGGCTGATCCCAACAATGCCGTGGCCAAACGTCGGGCCAATTCCCTCAAGAAACGCATCCCCGCCTAG
- a CDS encoding alpha/beta hydrolase codes for MASKWLIGEFSWWRLLKSILFVYVTVAIYIFFRADQMIFQPQAPSYEITSEFIQIPVTNQEFITALYLPNPQAQWTILYSHGNAEDLGDIRPFLNQLRAWGFNIFAYDYRGYGQSSGVPGETHAYRDALVAYTYLTQTLKIPPNRIILYGRSLGGGVATHLATEVEAAALVLESTFTSAFQVVSPIPIFPFDKFTNLSKLPQIQIPILIIHGDADEVIPFAHGQALYAAANAPKFHLWVQGGTHNNISLIAREPLQAALQTLKMTLDQSSVIPLPIALGRLF; via the coding sequence ATGGCCTCAAAATGGTTGATTGGAGAATTCAGTTGGTGGCGACTCCTCAAGTCAATCCTTTTTGTCTATGTGACTGTAGCCATTTATATTTTCTTTCGGGCAGATCAGATGATCTTTCAGCCCCAGGCCCCCAGTTATGAAATTACCAGCGAATTTATCCAAATCCCCGTTACCAATCAAGAGTTCATTACCGCCCTCTATTTACCCAATCCCCAGGCCCAGTGGACGATCCTCTACAGTCACGGTAATGCTGAAGACCTTGGGGATATTCGCCCCTTTTTAAACCAACTGCGGGCCTGGGGATTTAACATTTTTGCCTATGACTATCGGGGCTATGGTCAAAGCTCCGGCGTTCCTGGAGAAACTCATGCCTATAGGGATGCCCTAGTAGCTTATACCTACCTAACCCAAACTCTGAAGATTCCGCCAAATCGGATCATTCTCTATGGCCGCTCCCTCGGGGGTGGGGTGGCAACTCATCTGGCGACAGAAGTAGAGGCAGCAGCTTTGGTTTTAGAAAGTACTTTTACCTCTGCTTTTCAAGTTGTCTCACCCATCCCAATCTTTCCTTTTGACAAGTTTACGAATTTAAGCAAACTCCCACAAATTCAGATACCGATCTTAATCATCCATGGTGATGCCGATGAAGTCATTCCCTTTGCCCATGGCCAGGCCCTCTATGCAGCAGCTAACGCGCCTAAATTTCATCTTTGGGTTCAGGGGGGGACGCATAACAACATCTCACTGATCGCTAGAGAGCCATTACAGGCAGCCCTGCAAACCCTTAAAATGACCCTAGACCAGTCCTCAGTGATACCATTACCTATTGCCTTAGGCAGACTGTTCTGA
- a CDS encoding transaldolase, whose product MNLLDQLRQMTVVVADTGDIQAIEQFTPRDATTNPSLITAAAQMGEYQAIVDETLLKAKADLGSAATEKEITSLAFDRLAVAFGLKILQIIPGRVSTEVDARLSYDTEATIKKARDLIAQYAAAGIGPDRVLIKIASTWEGIKAAEVLEKEGIHCNLTLLFGLHQAIACAEAGVTLISPFVGRILDWYKKSTGRASYAPQEDPGVVSVTAIYNYYKKFGYHTEVMGASFRNIGEITELAGCDLLTISPALLAQLKSTEAELPRKLDATKAAGLEIERISLDWATFNQMHAADPMASEKLDEGIKGFTKALETLEDLLARRLARLEGEATLTHATEDIFHVYDLDGDGIITREEWLGSDAVFDALDTNQDGKVTPEEIGAGLGVVLHLAKVG is encoded by the coding sequence ATGAATTTATTGGATCAACTGCGCCAAATGACTGTGGTGGTGGCCGATACCGGTGACATCCAGGCCATTGAACAATTTACGCCCCGGGATGCAACCACCAACCCCTCCCTGATTACCGCAGCGGCCCAAATGGGGGAATACCAGGCCATTGTGGACGAAACCTTACTCAAAGCCAAAGCAGATTTAGGATCAGCCGCGACTGAAAAAGAAATTACCTCCCTGGCTTTTGATCGCTTGGCTGTAGCCTTTGGCTTAAAGATTCTCCAAATTATTCCCGGTCGGGTTTCCACGGAAGTTGATGCTCGTCTCTCCTACGACACCGAAGCTACCATTAAAAAAGCCCGCGACTTGATTGCCCAATATGCCGCCGCCGGGATTGGCCCAGATCGGGTCTTAATTAAAATTGCCTCCACTTGGGAAGGGATTAAGGCTGCGGAGGTGCTGGAGAAAGAAGGAATTCATTGCAATTTAACCCTCCTCTTTGGCTTACACCAGGCCATTGCTTGTGCGGAAGCAGGTGTGACCTTAATTTCTCCCTTTGTCGGGCGGATTTTAGATTGGTATAAGAAAAGTACCGGCCGCGCAAGCTATGCCCCCCAGGAAGATCCGGGCGTAGTTTCCGTCACCGCTATTTACAACTATTACAAAAAATTTGGCTATCACACCGAGGTCATGGGGGCTAGTTTCCGCAACATTGGTGAAATTACCGAATTGGCCGGGTGCGACCTGTTGACCATTTCCCCAGCCCTGCTTGCCCAACTCAAATCCACAGAGGCCGAACTGCCTCGCAAACTGGATGCAACAAAGGCGGCTGGCCTGGAGATTGAGCGCATTTCCCTAGATTGGGCCACCTTTAACCAAATGCACGCCGCTGATCCGATGGCCTCCGAAAAACTGGATGAAGGCATCAAAGGATTTACCAAAGCCCTCGAAACCCTAGAAGACCTCTTAGCCCGGCGTTTAGCCCGTCTGGAAGGAGAAGCCACCCTCACCCATGCCACGGAAGATATTTTTCATGTCTATGACCTAGATGGGGATGGGATTATTACGCGGGAGGAGTGGCTCGGTTCGGATGCGGTCTTTGATGCCTTGGACACCAATCAAGATGGCAAAGTTACCCCAGAAGAAATTGGCGCGGGCCTGGGGGTTGTTTTGCATCTGGCTAAGGTGGGTTAG
- a CDS encoding STAS domain-containing protein, producing MSEPLSLTVSLRGTREIRDNLQLFRLTGLIDAFSEPAFRKVLTKCIEEGPKHLILDLSKIEFIDSSGLGVLVQLAKKVQDGGGTLQIVSNPRVTQTVKLVRLEKFLSLQPDLSTALANIETADSAGK from the coding sequence ATTTCTGAACCACTCTCCCTCACGGTAAGTTTACGAGGCACCCGCGAGATTAGGGACAATTTGCAACTGTTTCGCCTCACTGGTTTAATTGATGCCTTTTCTGAACCTGCTTTTCGGAAAGTCTTGACCAAGTGCATTGAGGAAGGGCCCAAGCATTTGATCCTTGACCTCTCGAAAATTGAGTTTATTGATAGCTCTGGCCTGGGGGTCTTGGTGCAGTTGGCCAAAAAAGTCCAAGACGGTGGCGGGACTTTGCAAATTGTCAGTAATCCCCGTGTCACCCAGACCGTTAAACTGGTGCGGTTGGAAAAATTCCTTTCCCTACAACCGGACTTGAGTACGGCTCTAGCCAACATCGAAACTGCTGACTCGGCTGGTAAATAA